The Cucumis melo cultivar AY chromosome 5, USDA_Cmelo_AY_1.0, whole genome shotgun sequence genome has a segment encoding these proteins:
- the LOC127149285 gene encoding salicylate carboxymethyltransferase-like, whose product MLHVNGGEGEMSYANNSLLSRKVLSSTWLIAKEAISKFCHQSNFPTTTFTMAELGCSCGPNALLIASNLVERVEEIRKRLQKNALEYQILLNDLHGNDFNAIFRSLPSFLEELKTKIGAHDSDFGPCFFNGVPGSFYFRLFPTNSVHFFHSTYTLHWLSRVPEGIENKNKGKIFISSTSPKSVVEAYYKQFQMDFSMFLKCRAEELVIDGHMILTMLGRTSEEPWSKECTSFWEFLSLALNTMVAEGLVEEEKVDLFNIPNYMPSWKEVEAEVLEEGRFGISHLQVSKIDWDFSDDAETKYDFAKCVRSVIESLLISHFGEAIIDELFRRYKKIIVEKRSEERLQITNLTISLIKIK is encoded by the exons ATGTTGCATGTAAATGGAGGAGAGGGAGAAATGAGCTATGCCAACAACTCCTTACTTTCG AGAAAGGTGTTGTCCTCAACATGGCTAATAGCAAAGGAAGCCATTTCCAAATTTTGTCATCAAAGCAACTTTCCAACGACCACTTTCACCATGGCGGAGTTGGGATGTTCTTGTGGCCCAAACGCTCTGTTGATTGCTTCCAATTTAGTGGAGCGAGTGGAGGAGATTCGTAAAAGGCTTCAAAAAAATGCTTTGGAGTATCAAATTCTGCTGAATGATCTACATGGAAATGACTTCAATGCTATATTTAGATCCTTACCAAGTTTCTTGGAAGAGTTGAAAACCAAAATTGGAGCTCATGATTCTGATTTTGGTCCATGTTTTTTTAATGGGGTGCCTGGTTCTTTCTATTTCAGACTTTTTCCAACAAATTCTGTCCATTTCTTTCATTCCACATACACCCTCCATTGGCTCTCTCGG GTCCCTGAAGGAATAGAGAATAAAAACAAAGGGAAGATATTCATAAGCAGTACAAGTCCAAAGAGTGTGGTTGAAGCTTATTACAAACAATTTCAAATGGACTTTTCCATGTTCTTAAAGTGCCGTGCTGAAGAACTAGTAATTGATGGACATATGATTCTCACAATGTTAGGAAGAACAAGTGAAGAACCATGGAGCAAAGAATGTACTTCTTTTTGGGAGTTCTTGTCTTTGGCTCTAAACACCATGGTGGCCGAG GGACTTGTGGAAGAGGAAAAAGTGGACTTGTTCAATATACCAAATTATATGCCATCTTGGAAAGAAGTAGAAGCGGAAGTGTTAGAGGAAGGAAGGTTTGGTATCAGTCATCTTCAAGTTTCAAAAATTGATTGGGACTTTTCCGATGATGCAGAAACAAAATATGATTTTGCAAAATGTGTTCGATCTGTGATTGAATCACTTCTAATTTCTCATTTTGGAGAAGCCATTATTGACGAACTATTTCGTAGATATAAAAAGATTATCGTCGAGAAGAGATCAGAAGAACGACTTCAGATTACCAACCTAACTATTTCtctaatcaaaataaaataa